The genomic stretch GCTGCATGGATGTCTCCAACCTGTGACTTGCTGATTTCGTTATGGTGGTGAATCGAATGAGCCCCGCTGGCTCGATGCGACTGCTTTGCCGGCTGCCTTCGGGCAGCGCTTGTTGTTGTGGTCGGGTGCCAGGCGCGGCGGGATGGCTGTTTCGATGCAGCCGTTACGCACCTGATTTGCCGCGTTTTATGATGCCTGGCCCAGTTCGCTCACCCGTTCCGGCACGCGCGTGAACAGATCACCGAGGAGGCCGTCATTGGCGACGCCGAAAATCGGCGCCATGGAACAGTGCCGTAGCAATGAGGCGCAATGCGGCGCTAAACGACGCCTTCTGCCTTCAACCGTGACAGTCGTTCGTCCGACAGGCCGAGCAGCGATTGCAGAACATCCTTCGTACCTTCCCCGAGTTGCGGCGGCGCGCTTCGTACCGGCAAGCGGGCACCGTCGAAGCGATAGGGCGGAGCGAGGACATGTGTGCTGCCGGCTTCCGGATGCGACTGCGTCGTCACGAGCCCGGCGTCCGTCGCGCGCTTCGAGGTGAGCGCCTCGTGAAGACCGAGCACTTCGCCACATGGAATGCCGGCCTGAGCCAGGCGCTCCAGCAACACCCGGCGCTCTCGCCGGCCGATCTCGCGCTTGAGTTCGGGCACGAGAGCCTCGCGGTTCGCCGCACGGCCGATGTTCGTCCGGAAGCGCTCGTCTTCGGCAAGATCCGGGCGTTCAATCACTTCGCGACAGAAGCGCGTGAACTGACTGTTGTTGCCGACCGTGATGACGAGCGGTCCATCGGCCGCATCGAATACGCCGTAGGGCACGATCGAAGGATGCGCGTTGCCGTAACGCGGCGGGTCCTCGCCCATGATCAGCGCTTCCAGCCCGTAATACGACGTGATCATCAGGCCGCAATCGAACAGCGCCATTTCGATGTGGCGTCCCTTGCCGGTCTGCTGACGCTCGAAAAGCGCCGCGAGCACCGCCTGGGCCGAGTACATCCCGGTGAACAGGTCGACAGCGGCAACGCCGAACTTCAGGGGCGGCTGATCGGCTTCGCCGTTGAGCGCCATCAGCCCGGCCTCGCCCTGAACCACCAGATCGTAGCCGGGGCGCGCGGCTTCCGGTCCCGTGCGGTCATAGCCGGAGATCGAGCAGTAGATCAGGTCCTCATGTTCCTGCTTCAGTTGCTCGTAGCCGAGGCCCAGCTTTTCCGCACCGCCGAACTTGAAGTTCTGGATCACGACGTCGCTCTTCTGTGCCAGTTCCCGCGCGATCTGCTGGCCCTCGGCGGTTTGCAGGTCGAGACTCACCGAGCGCTTGTTGCGGTTGACGCTGTTGAAATAGGCCGTCTCGGTCGAGCCGACTCGCAAGCCCCAATCGCGGGTGTCGTCGCCGCGCTTCGGGTGCTCGACCTTGATGACTTCGGCGCCGAGATCGCCCAGCACCATGGCGCACCACGGTCCGGCAAGTATCCGGGAGAGATCGAGGACGCGAACGCCGGCTAGCGGCAGCGAGGAAGTCAGGTTCGACATGGCAAATCCAGATTGACAGGAGTTCGTGACGAGGACGCCGCTTCTAATTTGAATGTGCGGCCGGGTTGTTGAGGGTCACGATGAGAATCTGGCCGCGCAGTTCCGGCGTGGCGATGTCGTCAGACAATTGGGGGTTCATTGTCCCAGTCTCCGTGTATTGGCTTTTCGTATGGGCCCATTGTGGGATGGGTCGATCGTATTGACAATTCCACTGGAGGTTGACGGACTGTTAACTACAGCTTGACGTCGGGCGCGGTGGCCGACCGCCCGCACGCGCTACCTCAGACCCAGGTCTGCGCGAGCGAAAGGATTTCGTCGCGCAGGTAGTCGATCAGGGCTTGCGTCGATGGCGATGGATAGCGATTGGGCAGGGTGACGATATACAGGGTGTTCTGCTGACCGGCGACACGGTATTGCGGCAGGATCGGCAGCAGTCCGCGGCTCATCGGCGCATGCGGCACGTAGACCGGCAACAGCCCGATACCCATGCCCTGACACACGGCCTCAGCCAGGAACGGGTAGTCCGACGACTGCAACGCGGGCTGCATCGTGATCGTGTGGACGTCGGCTTCGTTCTCCCGGTGCGTGAGCGTCATCGTCACGCGCCGGCCCGGGTAGGGCGATGCGACCAGCGTCTGCCGTTCGAGGTCGGCGGGGCAATCGATCGGACCGTGCTTCTCCACATATGCGGCCGATGCATACAGGTTCCAGTCGATCGAGCATATGTTGCGCGCCACGTAGTCCAGCGGCGGCGTCGACGTGATTCTCACCGCCACGTCGACTTCCGCGGCGATCAGGTCCTCGATCCGGTTGTTGAACGTGACATTCAGCGCAATGCCGGGATGCGTACGCGCGAATTCAAGCAGCTTCGAACCGATGAACATCCGGCCGAAGCCGGTCGGTACGCTGATCCGCACCCGGCCGCGCAGCGTTTGCCCGAGGCTGTCGATCGATGCGCGCGCCGTCCCCAGATCCTCGAGCATCCGCTGACCGCAGTCGTACAGTGTGTGTCCGGCTTGCGTCAGTTCGAGACTTCGCGTCGAGCGACGCAACAGTTGCGCGCCGGTTTCGCGTTCCAACAGCTTCAACCGCTGGCTGATGTTGGAGCGCGTCATGCCGAGTTTGCGCGCCGCGGCGCTAAGGCTGCGCGATTCCACAATCTCGACGAACAGGCCGATCAGATTTAAATCCATGGGGTGTTTGTCAATTCAGCCTGAACAGGTGTCGCTATATTAGGCCTATTGTCGCCGCGTGGAGATCGGTCGCCCCGAAGGGCTCTGTCGCGCGTCGAAGTCGCTCACGAACGGATTCTCGACTGCTCGTGGGAACGGCTTTCGCGACGGCGTTTATCGGTGTCGATGTCCGTTCGCATTGCTGTTCGGCTCCGAGGATGAAGGCGAACGCGGCCCGTCGCGAGGCAGCCACAAGGGCGGCCCGCTGGAAAGTAGGGAAACTCCGTGTAAAAAGGCTGACGGCTGCACCGTTAATCAAATACGGAAGGCTGTTCGATGTATGCCATCCGCTTTCAGCACGGGTTTCTTGTCACGCGGCGGCCGGCGCCGCAATTTACCCCCGGGCAATGCCCGTGCTGAAGGCTTCATTTCTTCGGCGATGTCCGTTTTGAAGCGCTAGCGCTTTGAGTGCATAGCCGACAGCTATGAATACATACGACCGCCACACGGCGGTCTTTTCATTGGCGCGTGTCTGCACAAGGCCATGCTGTGGCGGCTACATGGAGGGCGGGCCGGAATTCAATCCGGTTTGTTAATCGCCGCCTGTTAATCGATCGAACAGCGGATTACCGTTATGCCGCGTTATGCTGAATAATCCGCGCAAAATCAGCGACCTGATTAGTCGAATTAAGTTCCAGGTTTTCTTAAATAAATTTACTCCGCGCCGCATTCCTCTTGTGCATTTGCCTGATTTTCAGGCAATCAGATGTCGCTCATTTTTTGATCGTTCAGCCCCGATTACGTCAGGCATATTAAAACGCTGTTGCATACACACAACTTTCATTATTGAGAAGTTGCAAATATTGTCAGTTCAGCGCTGGCGCGCAGTACGTCTGATGTTGCGATAAATCTCGGAAAAACAAAGACTTACAGCCTGCGCCAGCTGGATTGTTGCGAATTCTGAAAGATCCTGTTGCGTAAATTGCGCATGGCGCTATTAGGGGGTCCCCCTACACTCACGCTTCGTTTCAAGGGTGCCCAGCTGATCCGAAGCGGTTCAGCGAACAGGGCGGTAGCGCGATGCATGCGCTGCCGAGGCAGGTCCCGCTCCCCGCGTAAATTTATCGAACTGGAGTCCCACGCATGAAAAAGAGTCTCATCGTCGTTGCGGTTGCCGCATCGTTCGCTTCCGTCGCTCACGCACAAAGCAGCGTGACGCTGTATGGTCTGTTGGATGCCGGTCTGACGTACACCAGCAATGTCAACCACAACGCAAAGTGGGCAGCAGGTAGCGGCGGCATCAACCAAAGCATGTTCGGTCTGCGCGGTTCGGAAGATCTGGGCGGCGGTCTGAAGGCAATCTTCACGTTGGAAAGCGGCTTCAATATCAACAACGGCAAGTTCGCTAACAACAACGGCATGTTCAACCGCCAAGCGTTTGTCGGTCTGTCGAGCGCGCAATTCGGTACGGTCACGCTGGGTCGTCAATACGACGCGGCACAAGACTACCTGGCACCGCTGACCGCAACGGGCAGCTGGGGCGGTACGTACTTCGCTCACCCGTTCAACAACGACAACCTGAACACGAACGGCGGCTTCGCAGTCAACAACTCGATCAAGTACTCGAGCGCTAACTACGCTGGCTTCACGTTCGGCGGCACGTACGGCTTCTCGAACCAGGCTGGCGCATTCGCAAACAACCGCGAATACAGCGTTGGTGCTGCATACCAGTGGCAAGGTCTGCGTTTGGGCGCGGCTTACGCACAGCAGAACAACCCGGGTGCAACGAACGCAGCAGGCACGGCAAGCAACGGCGGTGCTTCGGACGGCGCGATCATGGGCTTGACCGGCAACTTCCGTCAGCGTGAATTCGGCGCAGCAGGTTCGTACTCGTTCGGCCCGGCTACCGTCGGTCTGGCATGGACGCAATCGCGTATCGACAACGTCGCTGGCGCACAACGATCGCTGCGCGCTAACAACTACGAAGTCAACGGTAAGTACAACGTGACCCCGGCTCTGGGCTTGGGCGTTGCTTACACGTTCACCGACGGCAAGGGTTATGGCGTCGGCGCGAACGGTGGTTCGGAGTCGGTGCGCTACCACCAGATCGGCCTGCAAGCTGACTACTCGCTGTCGCGTCGTACGGACGTCTACGCTCAAGCCGTGTACCAGCACGCAATGGGCGACGGCGGTGTCGCTTCGATCTACAGCGGCGACGTGACGCAACTGCCGTCGTCGTCGAAGAACCAGACGGCTGCTACGGTCGGTCTGCGTCACCGCTTCTAAGCATCAACAGAAGCTGGTCGTAGTAAAGAAGGTGCCGTTCGCGGCACCTTTTTTTATGGGCGCGGCATTTAGAGCATCCGCCACGCATGCCGGATGCCGTGCGCCGAGCGCGCCGATGACAGACCACGACCTTCACGGCACCAAAAATCCTTTGGCGCAGTAAATTATTGCGATTTCTGATCGATTGCACTCGCACATCTGACAAGATTTAACTTTCGCGAAAGCGCGCTTGGAGTAGTCTCAATAAATTGATTTTTAGGCTATTTTCTCGCCGCAACGCTAGCACGTGTGCTGCAAATGCGCGTTCTTATTGCATGAATACTCCCGCTTCAAATCACCTCGCTGGCTCGCCGGCTATTCATGATCTGACCGACGAGCAATGGCACCGCATCGTACCGCTACTGCCTGAAATGAAAGACCTCGGACCACGGCGCGGCCGTCCCTGCATCGATATCCGTTGCGTGGTGAACAGCGTGCTGTGGGTGCTGCATACGGGCAAGGCGTGGAGCGCGATGCCCGACCGCTATCCGCCTTATCAGACTGCGCATCGCTACTATTTGCGCTGGAAAAGATCAGGTGTGCTGGCTAACATCGCCTTCGCGCTATTCGACACCGATGTAATGCTGATCCGACCCGTGGCGCGTAAAGGCGACGCGAGCGCCGTCTAAATCCATATCTGCATCGCAAATGAAAAAGGCCGTCACCGGGTGACGGCCGTCGGCGATCGACTCCGTAAGCGTATGGGTCAATCAGGCATGCTGTTCGACCTTGAACACCGAAACTGCATGCCGCAGCCGTTCGGTCTGCTCATCGAGTGAGCCGGCTGCGGCCGCCGCCTGCTCGACGAGCGCCGCATTGCGTTGCGTCACGTCGTCCATCTGGCGGATCGCGAGATTGACTTCGCCGATCCCCGAGCTCTGCTCCTTCGAGGCCGCCGAGATCTCGTTCATGATCGCCGTCACGCGGCGCACCGCGTCGACCACCTCGCCGATCGTACTGCCTGCCTTGCCGGCCAGCGTCGAACCTTCGCCGACCTGCGCCACCGACTGATCGATCAGCACCTTGATCTCCTTGGCTGCCGTCGCGCTGCGCTGCGCGAGGTTGCGCACTTCACCCGCGACCACCGCGAAACCGCGGCCTTCTTCGCCGGCGCGCGCGGCTTCTACCGCGGCGTTCAGCGCGAGGATATTGGTCTGGAACGCGATGCCTTCGATCACGCTGATGATCTCGCCGATCTTGCGCGAGCTATCGGTGATGCCGGCCATTTTCTCGACCACGTCGTTGACGACCTGACCACCGCGCGCGGCGATATTCGATGCGTCTGTCGCCAGTTCCGACGCGGTTGCCGCATTGTCGGCATTCTGCGTGACGGTCTTGGTGAGTTCGTCCATGCTGGCGGCGGTTTCCTGCAGCGAGGCAGCCTGCTCTTCGGTGCGGCTCGACAGATCCAGGTTGCCCGCGGCGATCTCTTTCGAGGCGACCGTGATCGTCTCGGCGGACGTCTTGATCCGCGCGACGGTAGCGGCGAGTTGATTGCGCATCTCGCGCAACGAGAACAGTAGGCTCGAGTTGTCGTCGCGCCGCAGTTCAATCATGGTGGCGAGGTCGCCGCGCGCGATCTGCATCGCGATCGCCGCGGCCGTTGACGGCTCTCCGCCGATCGAACGCGATACGTTGCGCACCACCCGCGAGGCAACGAACGACACCAGTACCCCGAGCAGCACCAGCATGGCGGCCGAGCGTTCAAGCGTGGTGTAGAACTGCGCCTGGATGTCGTCCATATAGGCGCCCGCGATAAAGTCCCAGTTCCACGGACCGAAGCGTTTCACGTAGCCAATTTTTTCGCTCGGCGTCGTCTCGCCGGGTTTCGGCCACCAGTAGCGTAGATAGCCGGCGCCGGCCGCCGAGCCGCCCGCCTGAGCGATGTCGTGATACAGCGCGTTGCCTTTGGCGTCGCGAAAGCCGCTCATGTCCTTGCCGTTCAGCTTCGGGCTCATCGGATGGTCGACCATCACCGAATCGCTGCGGACGATCGTGACGTAGCCGGACTTGCCGTAGCGCTGTGCATTGACGCGGGCAATGGCCTGCTGTTTCGCGTCGTCGACGGAGAGCTTGCCGGCGTCGGCCTGCTTCGCGTAGTCCGCAACGATCGATACCGCCATGTCGGTGACGTCGGCCAGATCCGCACGCCGAGCGGCCATTTGACCGTTACGTGCATCTAACGCGTTCACAACAGTGACAATCAGGAGCGCCGCCCAGCACAGCAGCAGCGGCACCCACAATTTCTGTTTCAGTGTCAGACGGTTCATTATCGGTTTCGACAATACGTTGAGCTCGGAATGGGGGAGGGCTGCAATCTGCGCTGCATAGTTCGCTTAACGGCTGTGGCGGCAGATTCTTTATTCCGTCGCCTGAAATTCAGGCAACATGCGAACCGGCCGCCCTTAGGCGGTCGCTGAAAGAGGGGGTGAAGGCGCAAGTGGCGCTTGCTCTAGATCTGCTCCCGGCCGAACGCGCACAGGCGTTCGAGGTCGAGCACGTCGATCTGATTGTACGAGAGGCGCAAAATCTCCAGTTTCTCGAGGTTTTGCAGCGCCTGGTTGATCCGTTGCCGCGACACGCCGGCCAGCAGACCGACTTCTTCCTGCGAAATGGCTAACGTGCGGCCGGTATCGGGGTACAGCTCGGGATTGAACAGTTGCGCAAGCGATTGGGCGACGCGAGCGTCCACATCGAGCAGCCGGCTATTCTGGATCGACGCGATGAATTCGCCCATCCGGTTGTTCAACTGCCGGATCACGAAGCCGGTGAACGGCAGGCTCGAGCCGAGCAGCGCATGAAACGTTTCCGACGGCACGAACATCACGAGCGAAGGCTGAATCGCGGCCACGTCATATTTGCGCAATTCACGTTTGATGACGCTGCCTTCGCCGAACCAGCCGCCGGGCGGCACGCCGGACAGCGTGCAACTGCGTCCTGAAGCGTTGTAAATAGCGAGTTTGATGAGTCCGGAATGCACGCCGATCCAGTAATCCGACGGTTCCTGGCGGCGCGCGATCCACGCTCCGCCTTGCAGGTGCTCCGCGTACGAGCTGGCGAGGACCATCGCCTGATGTTCGTCGGCCAGCGCGCGAAACCACGCGCAGGTGGCGAACAGTTGTGGCAGACCGGCGCGCGCGACCCGCTCCGGCCGGTGCGAACGGGCGCCTGCGAGGGCGGTGAGCGGAGCATCATCCATAAGCGGCTCGAGGGCGTGCCCGGTTTCAGGCGAGTTAATGTGAGACTTGGGGGGCGTTTAGGCGCGCCACTCTGTCATTTGAATGACAGACAGTTCAGCATGACAATTGCTAGGCTAGTTCATCAAACAGAATAATCGACGGCGCAACCGGCGCTTCAGCAACCATGTTGCATGGGACCCGAGTAAGCGCTAAAGCGCCAACTCGGGTCGACCGCAACGGGTTGCATGGGACCCGAGTAAGCGCTAAAGCGCCAACTCGGGTCGACCGCAACGGGTTGCATGGGACCCGAGTAAGCGCTAAAGCGCCAACTCGGGTCGACACAGGAGACGATGCAATGAAGCACATGTTCGAAGAAGGACTCGAGCGCCGCGAGGCCAATTATGTCCCGCTGACACCACTCGATTTCATCGTACGCGCAGCGGAAGTCTACGGTGAGCGGCCCGCGGTCGTCCATGGGGAGATTCGCCGCAACTGGCGCGAAACCTATGAGCGTACGCGGCGGCTGGCCAGCGCATTACAGCGGGCCGGTATCGAACGCGGCGATACGGTCGCGGCTTTACTTCCTAACATTCCTCAGATGATCGAAGCGCACTTCGGCGTGCCGATGGCCGGGGCCGTGCTCAATACGCTGAATACGCGGCTCGACGTGTCGTCTTTGCTGTTCATGCTGCGGCATGGCGAGGCGAAGGCGTTGATCGTCGATACGGAGTACAGCGAATTTGCACATCGCGCGGCGCTGGAATTCCCTGCGTTGCGGGTGATCAGCGTGGCCGATGCAATGCCCGCCGACGCGGACAAATTCGTCCGCGCGATCGATTACGAAGCGTTCCTGCAATCCGGCGACCCGGAGTTCGCATGGACGCCGCCTGCCGACGAATGGGACGCCATTGCGCTGAACTACACCTCGGGTACGACCGGCGATCCGAAGGGCGTGGTCTACCATCATCGCGGCGCCTATCTGAATGCGCTCAGCAATATCCTCGAATGGGACATGCCCAGGCATGCTGTCTATCTGTGGACGTTGCCGCTCTTTCATTGCAACGGCTGGTGTTTCGCATGGACCGTCGCCGCGCGTGCGGGCGTCAACGTCTGTCTGCGCAAATTCGACGCGAAGACGGTGTTCGAGCTGATCCGCCGCGAAGGTATTACGCACTATTGTGGCGCGCCGATCGTGCAGAGCGCGCTGGCCAATGCGCCGGCCGAGTGGCGCGAGGGCATCGCGCATCGCGTGTCGACGATGGTGGCGGGCGCGGCGCCGCCGCCGGCTGTGATCGCGAAGATGAAAGAGATCGGTTTCGACCTGACGCACGTATACGGGCTTACGGAAACCTACGGCCCGGCCGCGGTCTGTGCGAAACAGACTCAATGGGAAACGCTCGACGACGACGCGCGCGCCGAACTGAACGCGCGGCAAGGCGTGCGCTATCACCTGCAAGCAGCGGTGACGGTACTCGACCCGGATACGCTCGAGCCGGTGCCGAACGACGGCGAAACGCTCGGCGAAATCATGTTCCGCGGCAACATCTGCATGAAGGGTTACCTGAAGAACGAGCGCGCCACGGAAGCGACCTTCCGCGGCGGCTGGTTTCATACCGGCGACCTGGGCGTGCGGATGTCTGACGGCTATATCCGTATCCGCGATCGCAGCAAGGACATCATCATTTCGGGTGGCGAGAATATCTCGAGCATCGAGATCGAAGACACGCTGTACCGGCACCCCGCGGTCTCGGTTGCCGCCGTGGTGGCGATGGCCGATCCGAAGTGGGGTGAGGTGCCGTGCGCCTTCATCGAACTCAAGGAAGGCGCTCAGGTGACTGCGGAGGAAATCATCGCGCACTGCCGGCTGTTTCTTGCGGGATACAAGCTGCCCAAAGCAGTGCGCTTCGGCGAGTTGCCGAAGACATCGACGGGAAAAATCCAGAAGTTCGAGTTGCGCGCGCGGATCAAGTCGGAAGGAACCGAATAGACCGCGCGTGGTTTTCTAGCGCGCCCGATGACGCGCTATGTGGTGCTTAAAGGGGGACTCGCGTTTAACCGCGCGTATCGACCCAGTGGCGTGCCCAACGTGCCGAGTGCTGCAATGCCTGTTCTTCGTTCGCGAAGTAATCGAGCGAATAGAACTGGTAGCGCCCTTCGGCGTGCGCGCTGTCGGCGCGTTCGAGCAGCAGGTTGGACGAAAAGCTACCGTCGGGCAATCGATGCGCCGAGGGTTGGACGGCATAGCCGTTGTAGTGATGAATATGTGTGTTTTGCATTTTAATTTTAATGAAGTTCGAGTGCGCGCAGGCCGTGCGAATGTTGCACGGACGAGCTGATTCAAGCCATTGCGAGCCGAATCTCAACGCAGTCGGAAAGCGGAAAAAGGGCGTTAAAGCCAGAGGGGAGAATGAGGTGCAACGAGGCGTTTGGCGCTTGGGGTTTGCTGCTGAAAACAGAAGCAGCTAAAAGCGATCGCGCCAACTGTGGGAGACAAAAGCTCCGCGAGGATGTCGCTGCAACCCGGTGTCCGTTGCCGGACACCGAGCCCTTCAAACTTTACAGCGGCTTGATGTTAGCCGCTTGCAGACCCTTCGGGCCTTGCTTCGTTTCGAAGCTCACCTTCTGATTTTCAGCCAGCGTCTTGAAGCCGTCGCCGCTGATTTCGGAGAAGTGCGCGAACAGGTCGTCGCCGCCCTTGTCCGGGGTGATGAAGCCAAAGCCTTTGCTGTCGTTGAACCACTTAACGGTACCGGTATCCATGAAGAATCCTTGAGGAAAAAATAGAAAGATTTGCTCTGTTGATGAGAGCGCGAGAAGCATCAAGGAGGGAGAGGACAACGAATACCGCTGAGGGAGCGAGCAATTGATGAACAGCAATCGAACTTCTTGAACTTCGGACGCCACAGTAACCGCCGGGCCGTGTCAGCGTCAACACTTATCTTGTAACTGTTTCACCGGGTACGCCCATATTGTGTGCGCGGACTCACCCGGCGATGGAGCCCTGATTGCCGGCTTGTCATGCCTGGCGTGACAAGCCGGTCGAATCGCGGCGACATTTTAGATGCCCACTTTGTGTGCCGTCAGGATCAGGCGCAATCCGAGCGCGGTAACCGCACCCGCGGCGACGCGATCGATCCAGGCTTTCCACGTCAGGTAGATTTCACGCGGCCGTTTGCTCGAAAAGCACAACGCGACCACCGTGTACCAGCCGGCTTCGACGGCGAATATCGCGGGCGGCAGTGCGAAGTAGCACCACAGCGGCGGATGTTGCGGAAGCAGGGCCGCGAAAATACTGCCGTAGTAGACGGCTGTCTTCGGATTGCTGAGTTGTGTGCTCAATCCGATCCAGAAGGATTTGCGCACATTGGTGGCGGCGGCTTGTGCGGCATCGAAGGCGAGCGGTTTGGCGGCGCCGCGCCAGATTTTCGATGCAAGGTAGATCAGATAGAGGCCGCCTGCCACTTTCAGGCCGACGTATAGCCACTCGACTGTGGCTAGCAACGTATACAGCCCCAGCAACGCGATGCCGCTAAAAAACACGCCGCCGATACCCATGCCCGCGGCCGTTGCGAGGCCGTCGCCGCGGGATAGGCCGATCGCATTGCGGGCGACGATCACGAAGCTTGGTCCGGGGCTCATGGCGCCCAATAGCAGTGCGGCCAGAATTGTAGCGATGGCAGTTGATGCGGACATTTTGCGTTTCTCCTGACGGTTAGAGGCAGTGAGTCACTGGAAAATAGCATGATCGAGAAGGGGTTGGGCTTTTCGCTTGCCCGGCGGGTTTGGTTGTTCTGTTTGTCTTGCGTAGCGCTTTGAAAAAAAAGCCCGCACGAAGCGGGCTTTGAGCTTTACTCTGAGTTTCGCGATTCAGTCGCCAGACGGATGTAGAAATTCCGCGTTACAGATCGAAGAAGACGGTTTCCTTGTCGCCCTGCATACGGATGTCGAAGCGGTACACGTTCGCCATATTCGGCTCGCGGCGGGCGATCAGCGTGCCGCGACGGTCCGCCGGCACGGCGGACAGCACTGGGTCGCGCGTATTGGCTTCGGCTTCGTCCTCGAAGTAGATTCGTGTAAAAGTGTGCAGCAACATGCCGCGCATCGTGACGATCACGTTCAGATGCGGTGCTTCGTCCGGACTCACGCGGCCGGGCTTCACCGTCTCCACGACAAAGCGCATTTGCGGATCGGTGCCCGTGCCGACCCGGGCGAAGCCACGAAAACCGCTTGCCTCGACTTCCGCGCGCGATTCCGGATAGCGGCCTTGCGCGTCCACTTGCGACACTTCCAGCATGGCATCGCCGACCACCTTGCCGTCGCCGTCGAACACCTGGCCGACGATCGTGATGTGCTCGCCGGCCGCTTCGCGGTCGGCCAGAACAGGCGTAAACAGGCTCTTGAAGCTGAAGTCGTATTGCTGCGGGCACAGACCGTAGGCGAAGTAAGGTCCAACCGTTTGCGAAGGCGTTTGCTTGAGAGTGGTCATGGCTCAGCGCTCCATCGGAGTTTCATTGCGGCCGCGCAGCACGATGTCGAAATCGTAGCCGAGCGCGTAGGCCTCTTGCGTCGTATCGAGCGAGAAGTTCGCGATCAGGCGGTCGCGTGCGTGCTCGGGCGTGCCCTGGAAGATCGGGTCGAAGGCCAGCAGCGGGTCGCCGGGAAAGTACATCTGCGTGACGAGGCGCGAGCCGAAATGATCGCCGAACAGCGAGAAGTGAATATGATTCGGACGCCACGCGTTCGGGTGATTGCCCCACGGATAGGCGCCCGGCTTGATCGTCAGAAAGCGATAGCGGCCGTCGTTGTCGGTCAGGCAGCGGCCTGCGCCGAGAAAGTTGGGATCGAGCGGCGCATCGTGCTGATCGTTCTTGTGTACGTAACGGCCGGCGGCATTGGCTTGCCAGATTTCGACCAGCGTATTGCGCACCGGACGGCCGCCTTCATCGAGCACACGCCCCGTCACGATGATGCGCTCGCCGAGCGGTTCGCCGTTGCGCACGGCATTGCGCGTCAGATCGTGATCGAGCGCGCCGAGGTCTTCAGTACCGTAGACGGGCACGTGTTGGTCGCGCAGCTTTTCCTTCAGCGGAATCAGCGGGCGCGTCGGGCCGCGTTTTACCGATGAACCGTAGCCGGGATAGATGTACGCGGGGTGGGACGCGAAGTCGCGCGCGGTGAGAAAGGACTCGTCCATCAGTGTCTCCTTCGGGGAATTGTGGGATACAGCGTATGAAGCGACTTTATCTAACCTGAGAGGTTATGCAAAATGACGTTTTCGCCCATTTCGTATAACCTTTCGTTATGCAACGCAGCCTCGCGGACAGCCGCGTCAAATTCCGTCATCTCCAGTGCTTTCTGGCCGTCGCGCAGTTCGGCGGCGTGAAGCGGGCCGCCGAAAGCTTGTCGATCACGCAGCCTGCTGTCTCCAAGACGGTCGCCGAACTGGAAGCGATACTCGGCGTGAAGCTGTTCGAGCGCGGCCGCCACGGCGCCGTGACGACCCGCGAGGGACAGCTCTTCATGCCGCATGCGAGCGCTTGCGTCAGCGCGTTGCGGCAGGGCGTCGACTTGCTGGCGCGCGCGGAAGGCGCCACCGCAGCCACGCTGGA from Paraburkholderia sp. IMGN_8 encodes the following:
- a CDS encoding LysR family transcriptional regulator, which gives rise to MDLNLIGLFVEIVESRSLSAAARKLGMTRSNISQRLKLLERETGAQLLRRSTRSLELTQAGHTLYDCGQRMLEDLGTARASIDSLGQTLRGRVRISVPTGFGRMFIGSKLLEFARTHPGIALNVTFNNRIEDLIAAEVDVAVRITSTPPLDYVARNICSIDWNLYASAAYVEKHGPIDCPADLERQTLVASPYPGRRVTMTLTHRENEADVHTITMQPALQSSDYPFLAEAVCQGMGIGLLPVYVPHAPMSRGLLPILPQYRVAGQQNTLYIVTLPNRYPSPSTQALIDYLRDEILSLAQTWV
- a CDS encoding methyl-accepting chemotaxis protein translates to MNRLTLKQKLWVPLLLCWAALLIVTVVNALDARNGQMAARRADLADVTDMAVSIVADYAKQADAGKLSVDDAKQQAIARVNAQRYGKSGYVTIVRSDSVMVDHPMSPKLNGKDMSGFRDAKGNALYHDIAQAGGSAAGAGYLRYWWPKPGETTPSEKIGYVKRFGPWNWDFIAGAYMDDIQAQFYTTLERSAAMLVLLGVLVSFVASRVVRNVSRSIGGEPSTAAAIAMQIARGDLATMIELRRDDNSSLLFSLREMRNQLAATVARIKTSAETITVASKEIAAGNLDLSSRTEEQAASLQETAASMDELTKTVTQNADNAATASELATDASNIAARGGQVVNDVVEKMAGITDSSRKIGEIISVIEGIAFQTNILALNAAVEAARAGEEGRGFAVVAGEVRNLAQRSATAAKEIKVLIDQSVAQVGEGSTLAGKAGSTIGEVVDAVRRVTAIMNEISAASKEQSSGIGEVNLAIRQMDDVTQRNAALVEQAAAAAGSLDEQTERLRHAVSVFKVEQHA
- a CDS encoding porin — its product is MKKSLIVVAVAASFASVAHAQSSVTLYGLLDAGLTYTSNVNHNAKWAAGSGGINQSMFGLRGSEDLGGGLKAIFTLESGFNINNGKFANNNGMFNRQAFVGLSSAQFGTVTLGRQYDAAQDYLAPLTATGSWGGTYFAHPFNNDNLNTNGGFAVNNSIKYSSANYAGFTFGGTYGFSNQAGAFANNREYSVGAAYQWQGLRLGAAYAQQNNPGATNAAGTASNGGASDGAIMGLTGNFRQREFGAAGSYSFGPATVGLAWTQSRIDNVAGAQRSLRANNYEVNGKYNVTPALGLGVAYTFTDGKGYGVGANGGSESVRYHQIGLQADYSLSRRTDVYAQAVYQHAMGDGGVASIYSGDVTQLPSSSKNQTAATVGLRHRF
- a CDS encoding CaiB/BaiF CoA-transferase family protein; this translates as MSNLTSSLPLAGVRVLDLSRILAGPWCAMVLGDLGAEVIKVEHPKRGDDTRDWGLRVGSTETAYFNSVNRNKRSVSLDLQTAEGQQIARELAQKSDVVIQNFKFGGAEKLGLGYEQLKQEHEDLIYCSISGYDRTGPEAARPGYDLVVQGEAGLMALNGEADQPPLKFGVAAVDLFTGMYSAQAVLAALFERQQTGKGRHIEMALFDCGLMITSYYGLEALIMGEDPPRYGNAHPSIVPYGVFDAADGPLVITVGNNSQFTRFCREVIERPDLAEDERFRTNIGRAANREALVPELKREIGRRERRVLLERLAQAGIPCGEVLGLHEALTSKRATDAGLVTTQSHPEAGSTHVLAPPYRFDGARLPVRSAPPQLGEGTKDVLQSLLGLSDERLSRLKAEGVV
- a CDS encoding transposase; its protein translation is MNTPASNHLAGSPAIHDLTDEQWHRIVPLLPEMKDLGPRRGRPCIDIRCVVNSVLWVLHTGKAWSAMPDRYPPYQTAHRYYLRWKRSGVLANIAFALFDTDVMLIRPVARKGDASAV
- a CDS encoding Crp/Fnr family transcriptional regulator; translated protein: MDDAPLTALAGARSHRPERVARAGLPQLFATCAWFRALADEHQAMVLASSYAEHLQGGAWIARRQEPSDYWIGVHSGLIKLAIYNASGRSCTLSGVPPGGWFGEGSVIKRELRKYDVAAIQPSLVMFVPSETFHALLGSSLPFTGFVIRQLNNRMGEFIASIQNSRLLDVDARVAQSLAQLFNPELYPDTGRTLAISQEEVGLLAGVSRQRINQALQNLEKLEILRLSYNQIDVLDLERLCAFGREQI